A single window of Candidatus Thermoplasmatota archaeon DNA harbors:
- a CDS encoding ABC transporter permease — translation MRRALVDLRASLRIYFRSRSGVFWTIAFPVLMMLVFGSILGNAGDDVTLGFQDRDGTPASQAFRQALADTGSFDLRTIPAGEDAVAASRREGYHTVVVVPPGYAAALQQGEAVVRIHHDPSQTNSNIAFSVVRGVVDRMNLELAGARSPAVQLAQESLVSSELSFVDFFLPGVIGMTIAMSALIGNLELFARYRSQGILKKLATTPITKLEWVVSKVLYQCVIGAITATTIIVVGVLAFDVRVFLNPFAILILFSGTAAFAGLSMMIARYVNEQESANAAGSAVAMPMIFLSGTFFPLEGMPPLLHSIAKVLPLTYVNEGLRAAMITQNASAMAFNGAIAAALAIGFVLLGAAMTDWKEV, via the coding sequence TGATGCTCGTGTTCGGCTCCATCCTGGGAAACGCCGGCGACGACGTCACGCTGGGCTTCCAGGACCGCGACGGCACGCCGGCCAGCCAGGCCTTCCGGCAGGCGCTGGCGGACACCGGCTCGTTCGATTTGCGCACGATCCCCGCCGGCGAGGACGCCGTCGCGGCGTCCCGCCGCGAAGGGTACCATACGGTCGTCGTCGTTCCTCCTGGCTACGCGGCCGCCCTCCAGCAAGGCGAGGCCGTCGTGCGAATCCACCACGACCCGAGCCAGACGAACAGCAACATCGCCTTCTCCGTCGTGCGCGGCGTCGTCGACCGCATGAACCTCGAGCTCGCCGGCGCGCGCTCGCCCGCCGTGCAGCTTGCGCAGGAGTCGCTCGTTTCGAGCGAGCTCTCCTTCGTGGACTTCTTCCTGCCCGGCGTCATCGGCATGACGATCGCGATGTCGGCGCTCATCGGGAACCTCGAGCTTTTCGCGCGCTACCGCTCGCAGGGCATCCTGAAGAAGCTCGCCACGACGCCCATCACCAAGCTCGAGTGGGTCGTCTCGAAGGTGCTCTACCAATGCGTGATCGGCGCCATCACGGCGACGACCATCATCGTCGTGGGCGTGCTCGCCTTCGACGTGCGCGTGTTCTTGAACCCGTTTGCAATCCTCATCCTCTTCTCCGGCACGGCCGCGTTTGCCGGCCTGTCCATGATGATCGCCCGCTATGTGAACGAGCAGGAGAGCGCCAACGCAGCCGGATCGGCCGTGGCCATGCCCATGATCTTCCTGTCGGGCACGTTCTTCCCGCTGGAGGGCATGCCTCCGCTCCTGCATTCGATCGCAAAAGTGCTCCCGCTCACGTACGTGAACGAAGGCCTCCGCGCGGCCATGATCACCCAGAACGCCTCGGCCATGGCCTTCAACGGCGCGATCGCGGCCGCGCTTGCGATCGGCTTCGTGCTGTTGGGGGCGGCGATGACCGACTGGAAAGAGGTCTGA